A DNA window from Argiope bruennichi chromosome X2, qqArgBrue1.1, whole genome shotgun sequence contains the following coding sequences:
- the LOC129960829 gene encoding uncharacterized protein LOC129960829 isoform X2 gives MDDCNLFTILQLCDSAFPTGGFSHSMGTEAAIQNLYINDFESLKMFILSCLANSGSSCIPFVRSASENANNLEKLINLDSLHNATLLNHVSHRASKQQGKSFLATSSEVFLLSEIEQLKELADNGKIHCHLPIVFGVVCSALKIPTRKTGEMYLFNCLRTILASTVRLGKIGSIQAQRLQFELQNTLDDILATNWETCTEESCITYPLTEILQNSHDTMFSKLFFS, from the exons catttcctACTGGTGGTTTTTCTCATAGTATGGGGACTGAAGCAGCcattcaaaatttatacataaatgacTTTG AAAGTTTGAAGATGTTTATTCTAAGTTGTCTTGCAAATTCAG gATCTTCCTGTATTCCATTTGTCAGATCTGCttctgaaaatgcaaataatttagaaaaactaataaatCTAGATTCCTTGCATAATGCTACACTTTTAAATCATGTTTCTCATAGGGCCAGCAAACAACAG ggAAAATCCTTTCTTGCCACTTCCTCCGAAGTTTTTCTGCTATCAGAAATAGAACAACTCAAAGAGCTTGCTGATAATGGTAAAATTCACTGCCACCTT CCTATTGTTTTTGGAGTTGTTTGCTCAGCATTGAAAATTCCTACTAGAAAGACTGGAGAAATGTACCTATTCAACTGCTTAAGAACCATACTTGCTAGTACTGTTCGACTAGGAAAAATCGGTTCTATTCAg GCACAACGTTTGCAGTTTGAATTGCAGAATACTTTGGACGATATACTTGCAAc AAATTGGGAAACATGTACAGAAGAGTCTTGCATTACTTATCCTTTGACTGAAATCTTACAGAATTCTCATGATACTATGTTTTCTAAgctatttttctcttaa
- the LOC129960829 gene encoding uncharacterized protein LOC129960829 isoform X1 — MDDCNLFTILQLCDSAFPTGGFSHSMGTEAAIQNLYINDFESLKMFILSCLANSGSSCIPFVRSASENANNLEKLINLDSLHNATLLNHVSHRASKQQGKSFLATSSEVFLLSEIEQLKELADNGKIHCHLPIVFGVVCSALKIPTRKTGEMYLFNCLRTILASTVRLGKIGSIQAQRLQFELQNTLDDILATSTFSAVYCSDRSNCLGESAPKFDVRFISINHKMALNCDLRKTRPAGSTTRFCMSHHC; from the exons catttcctACTGGTGGTTTTTCTCATAGTATGGGGACTGAAGCAGCcattcaaaatttatacataaatgacTTTG AAAGTTTGAAGATGTTTATTCTAAGTTGTCTTGCAAATTCAG gATCTTCCTGTATTCCATTTGTCAGATCTGCttctgaaaatgcaaataatttagaaaaactaataaatCTAGATTCCTTGCATAATGCTACACTTTTAAATCATGTTTCTCATAGGGCCAGCAAACAACAG ggAAAATCCTTTCTTGCCACTTCCTCCGAAGTTTTTCTGCTATCAGAAATAGAACAACTCAAAGAGCTTGCTGATAATGGTAAAATTCACTGCCACCTT CCTATTGTTTTTGGAGTTGTTTGCTCAGCATTGAAAATTCCTACTAGAAAGACTGGAGAAATGTACCTATTCAACTGCTTAAGAACCATACTTGCTAGTACTGTTCGACTAGGAAAAATCGGTTCTATTCAg GCACAACGTTTGCAGTTTGAATTGCAGAATACTTTGGACGATATACTTGCAAc tTCAACTTTTTCAGCTGTGTACTGTAGCGATCGTTCTAATTGTCTCGGAGAAAGCGCGCCAAAGTTTGATGTGCGTTTCAtctccattaatcataaaatggCATTGAACTGTGACCTCCGAAAAACAAGGCCTGCTGGCTCTACAACTCGCTTCTGCATGAGTCATCACTGCTAG